One region of Eriocheir sinensis breed Jianghai 21 chromosome 36, ASM2467909v1, whole genome shotgun sequence genomic DNA includes:
- the LOC127007607 gene encoding uncharacterized protein LOC127007607 — translation MKLELVAVATALLLVSASGKADVSSFSSFNSHGGGGGRGGGGGEAGGGYDGGSSGNSGGGYDGVSNGSSDGGYAGGGGSSGDNSGGSIGGGSGGGYSGGSIGGGSDGGYDGGSAGGDSGGGYNGGNIGGGGGSAGGYGGGSIGGGSGGGYGGASIGGGGEGSGGGYGGASIGGGGGSGGGYNGGSIGGGSGGGYGGGSIGGGGGSGGGYDGGSIGGGGGSGGGYDGGSIGGGGGSGGGYDGGSIGGGGGSGGGYGGGSIRGGGGSGGGYDGGSSGGSGGGYGGDSSGGSGGGYGGGSIGGGGGSGGGYDGSSSGGSGGGYGGGSIGGGGGGGGGGGGYDGGSSGGSGGGYGGGSIGGGGGSGGGYDGGSSGGSGGGYGGGSIGGGGGSGGSYDGGSIGGGGGSGGGYDGGSSGGSSGDYDGGSTGGFGGSSVGGGSGGGYGGGSNGGGSGGGYGGGSNGGGSSGGYGGGSTGGGSGGGYGGGSNGGGSGGGYGGGSNGGGSGGGYGGGSNSGGSGGGYGGGSNSGGSGGGGGSGGGYGGDFNGGSSAGGYGGGSNGGGYGGGANGGGVGSGEGYGGGSNGGGSGGGYGGGSNGGGGGSGAGYGSGSIGGSGGGYGGGSSGGSGGGYGGSSNSGGGGSVGGYDGGSSGGGGGSGGGYGGGSNGGGGSSGGGYGGGSNGGGGSSGGGYGGGSNGGGGGSGGGYGGGSNGGGGGSGGGYGGGSNGGGGGSGGGYGGGSNGGGGVSGGGYGGGSNGGGGGSGGGYGGGSSGGGLSGGVSGGSSGGYGGGNGGGGGYVAKGTLVFNLKAKDEGKGVGSGGAGVGYREGGSGGYGR, via the exons ATG AAGCTGGAACTGGTGGCGGTGGCCACGGCCCTCCTACTGGTATCCGCCAGTGGAAAGGCTGACGTCAGCAGTTTCTCCTCCTTCAATAgtcatggtggaggaggaggaagaggaggagggggaggagaagcaggaggagggtaCGATGGAGGTTCCAGTGGAAATTCCGGAGGAGGTTACGACGGTGTTTCAAATGGTAGTTCCGATGGAGGCTACGCGGGTGGTGGAGGATCCAGTGGAGACAACAGTGGCGGTTCCATTGGTGGAGGTTCCGGTGGAGGCTACAGCGGTGGTTCAATTGGAGGAGGTTCTGATGGAGGCTACGACGGCGGTTCCGCCGGAGGAGATTCTGGTGGAGGCTACAACGGCGGtaacattggaggaggaggaggttccgcTGGAGGGTACGGTGGTGGTTCCATTGGAGGAGGTTCCGGCGGAGGCTATGGCGGTGCTtccatcggaggaggaggagaaggttccGGCGGTGGCTACGGCGGTGCTtccattggaggaggaggaggttccggAGGAGGCTACAACGGCGGTTCCATCGGAGGAGGTTCCGGTGGAGGCTACGGCGGCGGatcaattggaggaggaggaggttccggTGGAGGTTACGACGGCGGatcaattggaggaggaggaggttccggTGGAGGCTACGACGGCGGatcaattggaggaggaggaggttccggTGGAGGCTACGACGGCGGatcaattggaggaggaggaggttccggTGGAGGCTACGGCGGCGGAtcaattagaggaggaggaggttccggTGGAGGCTACGACGGCGGTTCCAGTGGAGGTTCCGGTGGAGGCTACGGCGGCGATTCCAGTGGAGGCTCCGGTGGAGGCTACGGCGGCGGatcaattggaggaggaggaggttccggTGGAGGCTATGACGGCAGTTCCAGTGGAGGTTCCGGTGGAGGCTACGGCGGCGGatcaattggaggaggaggaggaggaggaggaggaggtggagggtacgACGGCGGTTCCAGTGGAGGTTCCGGTGGAGGCTACGGCGGCGGatcaattggaggaggaggaggttccggTGGAGGCTACGACGGCGGTTCCAGTGGAGGTTCCGGTGGAGGCTATGGCGGCGGatcaattggaggaggaggaggttccggTGGGAGCTACGATGGCGGAtcgattggaggaggaggaggttccggTGGAGGCTACGACGGCGGTTCCAGTGGAGGTTCCAGTGGAGACTACGACGGCGGTTCCACTGGAGGTTTCGGTGGTAGTTCCGTCGGTGGAGGTTCCGGTGGAGGCTACGGTGGTGGTTCCAATGGTGGAGGTTCCGGTGGAGGGTACGGTGGTGGTTCCAATGGTGGAGGTTCCAGTGGGGGTTACGGTGGGGGTTCCACTGGTGGAGGCTCCGGTGGGGGCTACGGTGGTGGTTCCAATGGTGGAGGTTCCGGTGGGGGCTACGGCGGTGGTTCCAATGGTGGAGGTTCCGGTGGGGGCTACGGTGGTGGTTCCAATAGTGGAGGTTCCGGTGGGGGCTACGGTGGTGGTTCCAATAGTGGAGGttccggtggaggaggaggttccgGTGGAGGCTACGGCGGTGATTTCAATGGTGGAAGTTCCGCTGGGGGCTACGGCGGTGGTTCCAATGGTGGAGGCTATGGCGGTGGGGCCAATGGTGGAGGAGTAGGTTCCGGTGAAGGCTACGGCGGTGGTTCCAATGGTGGAGGTTCCGGTGGCGGCTACGGCGGTGGTTccaatggtggaggaggaggttccgGTGCTGGCTACGGCAGTGGGTCCATTGGAGGTTCCGGAGGTGGCTACGGCGGCGGTTCCAGTGGAGGTTCCGGTGGAGGGTACGGTGGTAGTTccaatagtggaggaggaggttccgTTGGAGGCTACGACGGTGGTTccagtggcggaggaggaggttccGGTGGAGGCTACGGCGGTGGTTccaatggtggaggaggaagttccGGTGGAGGCTACGGCGGTGGTTccaatggtggaggaggaagttccGGTGGAGGCTACGGCGGTGGTTccaatggtggaggaggaggttcaggtGGAGGCTACGGCGGTGGTTccaatggtggaggaggaggttccgGTGGAGGCTACGGCGGTGGTTccaatggtggaggaggaggttccgGTGGAGGCTACGGCGGTGGATccaatggtggaggaggagtttcCGGTGGAGGCTACGGCGGTGGTTccaatggtggaggaggaggttccgGTGGAGGCTATGGCGGTGGTTCCAGTGGTGGGGGCCTCTCCGGTGGTGTCAGTGGAGGATCAAGTGGAGGGTacggtggaggaaatggaggaggcggGGGATATGTAGCAAAAGGGACTCTTGTTTTCAACCTAAAAGccaaagatgaagggaagggagtaggaaGCGGCGGTGCAGGTGTAGGCTACAGAGAAGGTGGATCAGGTGGATATGGTCGGTGA